A DNA window from Hydrogenophaga taeniospiralis contains the following coding sequences:
- a CDS encoding DMT family transporter has protein sequence MQALWMLLASLLFASMGVCIKFASVHFNSFEIVCYRGMVGVVFLIGLTRLRGVSLRTQVPMMHVWRSVVGVISLTAWFYAIAALPLATAMTLNYMSSVWIATFLLGGALLTQGRNAPIKQQGPLFLAVLAGFGGVAMMLRPTLAPDQVLGALVGLLSGLFAAFAYLQVTALSRLGEPESRTVFYFSIGAVLAGGLGMVFTGVSAWHWPSALWLLPIGLLAVLGQLCMTRAYASGATLVVANLQYSGIVFAGLYSLTVFGDRLPLIGWLGMGLIIVSGITATVLRTRAVPNAPAEEH, from the coding sequence GTGCAAGCCCTGTGGATGCTGTTGGCCTCGCTGCTGTTCGCCTCCATGGGGGTCTGCATCAAATTCGCGTCGGTGCACTTCAACAGTTTCGAGATCGTCTGCTACCGGGGCATGGTGGGGGTGGTCTTCCTGATCGGCCTGACCCGCCTGCGCGGCGTCTCGCTGCGCACCCAGGTGCCCATGATGCACGTCTGGCGCAGCGTGGTGGGGGTGATCTCGCTCACCGCCTGGTTCTACGCCATCGCCGCGCTGCCCCTGGCCACGGCCATGACGCTGAACTACATGAGCAGCGTCTGGATCGCCACCTTCCTGCTCGGCGGCGCGCTGCTGACGCAGGGCCGCAACGCACCCATCAAACAACAGGGGCCGCTGTTCCTGGCGGTGCTCGCCGGCTTCGGCGGCGTGGCCATGATGCTGCGCCCCACGCTGGCCCCGGACCAGGTGCTCGGTGCCCTGGTCGGGCTGCTCTCGGGCCTCTTCGCGGCCTTCGCCTACCTGCAGGTGACGGCGCTCTCGCGCCTGGGCGAGCCCGAGAGCCGCACGGTGTTCTATTTCTCCATCGGCGCGGTGCTCGCGGGCGGGCTGGGCATGGTGTTCACCGGGGTGAGCGCCTGGCACTGGCCCAGCGCGCTGTGGCTGCTGCCGATTGGCCTGCTCGCGGTGCTCGGGCAGTTGTGCATGACGCGCGCCTACGCCAGCGGCGCCACCCTGGTGGTGGCCAACTTGCAGTACTCGGGCATCGTCTTCGCGGGCCTGTACAGCCTGACCGTGTTCGGCGACCGGCTGCCGCTGATCGGCTGGCTGGGCATGGGGCTGATCATCGTCAGCGGCATCACCGCCACCGTGCTGCGCACGCGCGCGGTGCCCAACGCCCCCGCAGAAGAACACTGA
- a CDS encoding sulfurtransferase, which translates to MHSTLISAPELQHLMDSGAPLRIYDCSFDLMDPQAGRAQYETRHIAGAIHADLDIHLSDKASPDRASGGRHPLPSRERLAGWLGRTGLAPGAQVVVYDRQGANYCGRLWWMLKWCGHEAVAVLDGGLQAWLETGGTTDSGPGPALPDEATPYPLGPARVGTATTGEIAARIGDAGLTLIDARANARFRGEVEPLDPVAGHIPGALNRPFSENLGPDGRFKPAEQLRAEFRALLGQRDPATVVHHCGSGVSAIPNLLAMEVAGLGTARLYPGSWSEWCNTPGVPCARSQVPA; encoded by the coding sequence ATGCATTCCACCCTGATCTCCGCCCCCGAACTTCAACACCTGATGGACAGCGGCGCGCCGCTGCGCATCTACGACTGCAGCTTCGACCTGATGGACCCGCAGGCCGGCCGCGCGCAATACGAAACCCGCCACATCGCGGGCGCCATCCACGCCGACCTGGACATCCACCTGAGCGACAAGGCCAGCCCCGACCGCGCCAGCGGCGGGCGCCACCCCCTGCCCTCGCGCGAGCGCCTGGCCGGCTGGCTGGGCCGCACCGGCCTCGCGCCTGGCGCGCAGGTGGTGGTCTACGACCGCCAGGGCGCCAACTACTGTGGCCGCCTGTGGTGGATGCTCAAGTGGTGCGGCCACGAGGCGGTGGCCGTGCTTGACGGCGGCCTGCAGGCCTGGCTGGAAACCGGCGGCACCACAGACAGCGGCCCCGGCCCGGCGCTGCCCGACGAGGCCACGCCCTACCCACTGGGCCCGGCCCGGGTGGGCACCGCCACCACCGGCGAGATCGCCGCGCGCATCGGCGACGCCGGCCTGACCCTGATCGACGCGCGGGCCAACGCCCGTTTCCGGGGCGAGGTTGAACCCCTCGACCCCGTCGCCGGCCACATCCCGGGCGCCCTGAACCGGCCGTTCAGCGAAAACCTGGGGCCCGATGGCCGGTTCAAACCCGCGGAACAACTGCGCGCCGAGTTCCGCGCACTGCTCGGCCAGCGCGACCCCGCCACGGTGGTGCACCACTGCGGCAGCGGCGTCAGCGCCATCCCCAACCTGCTGGCCATGGAGGTGGCGGGCCTGGGCACGGCCCGGCTCTACCCGGGCAGCTGGAGCGAGTGGTGCAACACGCCCGGCGTGCCCTGCGCCCGCAGTCAAGTCCCGGCCTGA
- a CDS encoding PAS domain S-box protein: MPHPSPSHPTDADSASRPVTLQRISLLIGAVATLVTPLVYLNTSYPQQVIAPALIALTGWGALIMLRRGYTRYVAHVLVFSVLFAAVFAVLAYGSVRTAGVVLFVAAVAGAGIFLGRAALVGSVAFSVAALGLLSYAETRGWLHPAGFDVGISVWLTHSATLVLVGIMVFYSRMRARQAFDRQMQELELRRRTEQERDRSLERFALIFSTNPSPMIAQSARTGMILDVNPAFERCYGYTREQVLGRTDHFLWGAPAEREVHAQRLFALRRVTEQPVTGLRADGSTFDALISSELGNDAEDRLIITTVADISRQAQATERLRRSEERFAKAFNFSPLNMAITRLSDGTYLEVNVSRESLQGYRGDELKGRTSLETGAWSSAAERAAFVERLRREEHVHGHDIRVRRKDGSMADARLWAELIEIDGEECMLSCTVDTSAEKQREAQLLYIARGVSGHTGEAFFSELTRYMAQALGADMVIVGELAPQRRVRTLAVSRDGIEGAGFSFDIDHVPCGQAIDQPGLVVYPSDLARHFPHYVPLVRAGFQAYVGQSLRDADDTPIGVINALWTRPIEMKPEIEALFSIFASRAGAELVRLRREREIQRLNETLEQRVSERTAELKKLNAELDSFAYSVSHDLKSPLRAIDGFTQLLTEQLHDRLKPDEQQLLQRVLASTRRMGQLIADLLALARISQSTLKRELVDLSDMAHCILEFERSRQPQRSIHWHIEPELHCQCDARLVRIALENLLGNAVKYSRDQADARITFGRLPGYGPSAPAFFVSDNGTGFNMAYADKLFKPFQRLHMPSEFEGAGIGLATVRRIVERHGGNISGSAAPGQGAVFHFTLAAGTGPVGAPPPPVPSPTA, translated from the coding sequence GTGCCCCACCCCAGCCCATCGCACCCCACCGACGCCGACAGCGCGTCCCGACCGGTCACCCTGCAGAGAATCTCGCTGCTGATCGGCGCGGTCGCCACCCTGGTCACGCCGCTGGTCTACCTGAACACGTCCTATCCGCAGCAAGTCATCGCACCGGCCCTGATCGCCCTCACCGGGTGGGGCGCCCTGATCATGCTGCGCCGCGGCTACACGCGCTACGTCGCGCACGTGCTGGTGTTCTCGGTGCTTTTCGCGGCGGTCTTCGCGGTGTTGGCCTACGGCTCCGTGCGCACGGCCGGGGTGGTGTTGTTCGTGGCCGCGGTGGCGGGCGCGGGCATCTTCCTCGGGCGCGCCGCCCTGGTGGGTTCGGTGGCCTTCAGCGTGGCGGCGCTCGGGCTGCTGAGCTACGCGGAAACGCGGGGCTGGCTGCACCCGGCCGGCTTCGACGTGGGCATCAGCGTCTGGCTCACCCACTCGGCCACGCTGGTGCTGGTGGGCATCATGGTGTTCTACAGCCGCATGCGCGCGCGCCAGGCCTTCGACCGGCAGATGCAGGAGCTGGAACTGCGCAGGCGCACCGAGCAGGAACGCGACCGCAGCCTGGAGCGCTTCGCCCTCATCTTCAGCACCAACCCCAGCCCCATGATCGCCCAGTCGGCCCGCACCGGCATGATTCTGGACGTGAACCCCGCGTTCGAGCGCTGCTACGGCTACACCCGCGAACAGGTCCTGGGTCGCACCGATCACTTCCTCTGGGGCGCCCCGGCCGAGCGCGAAGTCCATGCGCAGCGCCTGTTCGCGCTGCGCCGTGTGACGGAACAGCCCGTCACCGGGTTGCGGGCCGACGGCAGCACCTTCGATGCCCTGATCTCCTCGGAGCTGGGCAACGACGCCGAGGACCGGCTGATCATCACCACGGTGGCCGACATCAGCCGGCAGGCCCAGGCGACCGAGCGCCTGCGCCGCTCCGAGGAGCGCTTCGCCAAGGCCTTCAACTTCAGCCCCCTGAACATGGCCATCACCCGCCTCTCGGACGGCACCTACCTGGAAGTCAACGTGTCCCGCGAAAGCCTGCAGGGCTACCGCGGCGACGAACTCAAGGGCCGGACATCGCTGGAAACCGGCGCCTGGTCCAGCGCCGCAGAGCGCGCCGCGTTCGTGGAACGGCTGCGCCGCGAAGAGCACGTGCATGGGCACGACATCCGTGTGCGGCGCAAGGACGGCAGCATGGCCGATGCCCGGCTCTGGGCCGAGCTCATCGAGATCGACGGCGAGGAATGCATGCTGTCTTGCACGGTGGACACCAGCGCGGAAAAACAGCGCGAGGCGCAGTTGCTCTACATCGCGCGGGGCGTGTCGGGCCACACCGGAGAAGCCTTCTTCAGCGAGCTCACCCGCTACATGGCCCAGGCGCTGGGGGCCGACATGGTCATCGTGGGCGAACTGGCCCCGCAGCGGCGGGTGCGCACGCTCGCGGTCTCGCGCGATGGCATCGAAGGCGCCGGTTTCAGCTTCGACATTGACCACGTGCCCTGCGGCCAGGCGATCGACCAGCCCGGCCTGGTGGTCTACCCCAGCGACCTCGCCCGGCATTTCCCCCACTACGTCCCGCTGGTGCGGGCCGGCTTTCAGGCCTATGTGGGCCAGTCGCTGCGCGACGCCGACGACACGCCCATCGGCGTCATCAACGCGCTGTGGACCCGCCCCATCGAGATGAAACCCGAGATCGAAGCGCTGTTTTCCATCTTTGCCAGCCGCGCCGGGGCCGAACTGGTGCGCCTGCGCCGCGAGCGCGAGATCCAGCGCCTGAACGAAACGCTGGAACAGCGGGTGAGCGAACGCACCGCCGAGCTGAAAAAGCTCAACGCCGAGCTCGACTCGTTCGCCTACTCCGTGTCGCACGACCTGAAGTCCCCCCTGCGGGCCATCGACGGCTTCACGCAGTTGCTCACGGAGCAGCTGCACGACCGCCTGAAACCCGACGAACAACAGCTGCTCCAGCGCGTGCTCGCCTCCACCCGGCGCATGGGTCAGTTGATCGCCGACCTGCTGGCCCTGGCGCGCATCAGCCAGAGCACGCTCAAACGCGAGCTGGTGGACCTGAGCGACATGGCGCACTGCATCCTGGAGTTCGAGCGCAGCCGGCAGCCCCAACGCAGCATCCACTGGCACATCGAACCCGAGCTCCACTGCCAGTGCGACGCCCGGCTGGTGCGCATCGCGCTGGAGAACCTGCTGGGCAACGCCGTCAAATATTCGCGCGACCAGGCCGACGCCCGGATCACCTTCGGCCGCCTACCCGGCTACGGGCCGTCGGCGCCAGCCTTCTTCGTGAGCGACAACGGCACGGGCTTCAACATGGCCTACGCGGACAAGCTGTTCAAACCCTTCCAGCGCCTGCACATGCCCAGCGAGTTCGAGGGCGCCGGCATCGGCCTGGCCACGGTGCGCCGCATCGTGGAACGCCACGGCGGCAACATCAGCGGCTCGGCCGCGCCGGGCCAGGGCGCGGTGTTCCACTTCACGCTGGCGGCCGGCACCGGGCCGGTGGGCGCGCCCCCACCGCCAGTCCCCTCCCCCACCGCGTAA
- a CDS encoding polyprenyl synthetase family protein has protein sequence MLSDTRAFVAWREAQQAAVEHALSGWVPLDAPAGLGEAMRYAVLDGGKRLRPLLVLATSGAVNGAPGAAMRAACSVELIHAYSLVHDDMPCMDNDVLRRGKPTVHVRFGEAQALLAGDALQALAFELLVPGDGSLEAGMSATLCRLLALSAGAEGMAGGQAVDLASVGLALDQAALEAMHRQKTGALLQASVMMGAATGQASETTRTQLARYGASLGLAFQVVDDILDVTADSATLGKTAGKDAACDKPTFVSLMGLDQAQAYADRVLDQAHDALRHSGLTHTDTLHALADWVGRRAH, from the coding sequence TTGCTTTCAGACACCCGCGCCTTCGTTGCCTGGCGCGAAGCGCAGCAGGCGGCGGTGGAACACGCTTTGTCCGGGTGGGTGCCGCTGGACGCGCCCGCCGGCCTGGGCGAGGCCATGCGCTACGCCGTGCTTGACGGGGGCAAACGCCTGCGCCCCTTGCTGGTGCTGGCCACCAGCGGTGCCGTGAACGGCGCGCCGGGTGCCGCGATGCGCGCGGCCTGCTCGGTGGAGCTGATCCACGCCTACTCGCTGGTGCACGACGACATGCCCTGCATGGACAACGATGTGCTGCGCCGGGGCAAGCCCACGGTGCATGTGCGGTTTGGCGAGGCCCAGGCCCTGCTCGCGGGCGACGCCCTGCAGGCCCTGGCTTTTGAGCTGCTGGTGCCGGGCGACGGCAGCCTGGAGGCGGGCATGTCCGCCACCCTGTGCCGGCTGCTGGCGCTCTCGGCCGGTGCCGAGGGCATGGCCGGCGGGCAGGCCGTGGACCTGGCCAGCGTCGGCTTGGCGCTGGACCAGGCCGCGCTGGAAGCCATGCACCGCCAGAAGACCGGTGCCCTGCTGCAGGCCAGCGTCATGATGGGCGCGGCCACGGGGCAGGCCTCCGAAACCACCCGCACGCAGCTGGCGCGTTACGGCGCCAGCCTGGGCCTGGCGTTCCAGGTGGTGGACGACATCCTCGACGTCACCGCCGATTCGGCCACCCTGGGCAAGACCGCGGGCAAGGACGCCGCCTGCGACAAACCCACCTTTGTTTCCCTGATGGGGCTGGACCAGGCGCAGGCCTACGCGGACCGCGTGCTGGACCAGGCGCACGATGCGCTGCGCCACAGCGGCCTGACCCACACCGACACCCTGCACGCCCTGGCCGACTGGGTGGGCCGCCGTGCCCACTGA
- a CDS encoding PAS domain-containing sensor histidine kinase, with product MEDSTLTDDPLAPGQTGVIERHQEQAVRALLLTLCLAAPAIAAAVFLRDGASRVVVVIALLSVVLWTLWLPFRQGRIRLVAHALIGFMLLGTTLATALDGSVRSSAVTAMVATVVLAGSFLPRRGMIAVGLYCTLVLGLFNWLEQRGVFVPSAMRMGWAVWLVQTSVIATILVSVFFGRHRLMKAYRRLAHSLNQTLEAEADLRASEERFRALFRGNPAACLVQSLSDRLVVDVNDAYADMSGFSRQEMIGQHPPLLWAKPEQSEVFRAELKAHGRVRGMRALGRRRDASLFEALLYAEVLQNGPERLLIVMVIDVSMEERARQALKKSEERFSKAFNFSPLGMTITRLSDGRYIEVNPASERVLGYSQADCAGKTALEVGIWLCPADRDDYTRRLRQDGHLLGYETRMRNKQGEVVEVRMWAESIELDGEPCALTFTINVAEEKRQRALLMNVAQGVSSATGEAFFLSLAERLAQAVGAHGVVIGELSADHKRLDTLALLNDGELLPHQTLSLEQTSYASILRHQDLLVEDASAHPLRQSTPPFDPDRVQTLAGVVLRDPDGTAIGLLAATWVHPQEPGADTRAMLTIFASRCNAELVRLRRDREIRKLQDTLEQRVAARTEQLQYLNRELDAFAYTVSHDLKSPLRAIDGFMHILQERMAGRLTPEDEDLLQHVAGSVARMNRLITDLLALARVSQGTLQRTAVNLSALAQDVLRQECHRDPGREVEVVIAPGMVADCDPRMAQIVLENLLGNAWKYTRQQPRPRIELSQQLDTPPGEAPVFCVRDNGAGFEMSRSERLFQPFTRLHSPREFEGSGIGLATVRRIIERHGGHIRGEGTVGRGACFWFSFGRQAVD from the coding sequence ATGGAAGACTCCACCTTGACCGACGATCCGCTGGCCCCGGGACAGACGGGCGTGATCGAACGCCACCAGGAGCAGGCGGTGCGCGCGCTGCTGCTGACCCTGTGTCTGGCCGCGCCGGCGATCGCGGCCGCCGTGTTCCTGCGCGACGGTGCCTCCCGCGTGGTCGTGGTGATCGCGCTGCTGTCCGTCGTTCTCTGGACGCTGTGGCTGCCGTTTCGCCAAGGCCGGATACGGCTGGTGGCCCATGCGCTGATCGGCTTCATGCTGCTGGGCACCACGCTGGCCACGGCGCTCGACGGCAGCGTTCGCAGCAGCGCCGTGACCGCCATGGTGGCGACCGTGGTGCTGGCCGGCAGCTTCCTGCCGCGCCGCGGCATGATCGCCGTGGGCCTCTACTGCACCCTCGTGCTGGGCCTGTTCAACTGGCTGGAGCAGCGCGGCGTGTTCGTGCCCAGCGCCATGCGGATGGGCTGGGCGGTCTGGCTGGTGCAAACGTCCGTGATCGCCACCATCCTGGTGAGCGTGTTCTTCGGGCGCCACCGCCTGATGAAAGCCTACCGACGCCTGGCGCACAGCCTGAACCAGACCCTGGAGGCCGAAGCCGATCTGCGCGCCAGCGAAGAGCGTTTCAGGGCCCTGTTCCGGGGCAACCCCGCCGCCTGCCTGGTGCAGTCCCTCAGCGACCGCCTGGTGGTCGACGTCAACGATGCCTATGCCGACATGAGCGGCTTCAGCCGGCAGGAAATGATTGGCCAGCACCCGCCCTTGCTCTGGGCCAAGCCCGAACAGAGCGAGGTCTTCCGCGCGGAGCTCAAGGCCCATGGCCGTGTGCGCGGCATGCGGGCTCTCGGGCGGCGGCGCGACGCCAGCCTGTTCGAAGCCCTGCTGTACGCCGAGGTGCTGCAAAACGGCCCCGAGCGCCTGCTCATCGTGATGGTGATCGACGTGAGCATGGAAGAGCGGGCGCGCCAGGCCCTGAAAAAATCGGAAGAGCGTTTCTCCAAGGCGTTCAACTTCAGCCCGCTGGGCATGACCATCACGCGGCTGTCCGACGGCCGCTACATCGAGGTCAACCCCGCCAGCGAACGTGTGCTGGGCTACAGCCAGGCCGATTGCGCGGGCAAGACCGCGCTGGAAGTCGGCATCTGGCTCTGCCCGGCCGACCGCGACGACTACACCCGGCGGCTGCGCCAGGACGGCCATCTGCTGGGCTACGAAACCCGCATGCGCAACAAGCAGGGCGAGGTGGTGGAGGTGCGGATGTGGGCCGAGTCCATCGAGCTCGATGGCGAACCCTGCGCGCTGACCTTCACGATCAACGTGGCCGAAGAAAAGCGCCAGCGGGCCCTGCTCATGAACGTGGCCCAAGGCGTCTCCTCGGCCACCGGCGAAGCCTTCTTCCTCTCGCTGGCCGAGCGCCTGGCCCAGGCCGTCGGGGCCCATGGGGTGGTGATCGGCGAACTCAGCGCCGACCACAAGCGGCTCGATACCCTCGCCCTGCTGAACGACGGCGAGCTGCTGCCCCACCAGACGCTGAGCCTGGAGCAGACCAGCTACGCGAGCATCCTGCGACACCAGGACCTGCTGGTCGAAGACGCCAGCGCCCACCCGCTGCGGCAAAGCACCCCGCCCTTCGACCCGGACCGGGTCCAGACCCTGGCCGGCGTGGTGCTGCGCGACCCGGACGGCACCGCCATCGGCCTGCTGGCGGCCACCTGGGTCCACCCGCAGGAGCCGGGCGCCGACACGCGGGCCATGCTCACCATCTTCGCCAGCCGCTGCAACGCCGAGCTGGTGCGGCTGCGGCGCGACCGCGAAATCCGCAAACTGCAGGACACGCTGGAGCAGCGCGTGGCGGCCCGCACCGAACAGCTGCAGTACCTCAACCGCGAGCTCGACGCCTTCGCTTACACCGTCTCGCACGACCTGAAGTCCCCGCTGCGCGCCATCGACGGCTTCATGCACATCCTGCAGGAGCGGATGGCCGGCCGCCTGACCCCCGAAGACGAAGACCTGCTGCAACACGTGGCGGGCTCGGTGGCGCGCATGAACCGTCTGATCACCGATCTGCTGGCGCTGGCCCGGGTCAGCCAGGGCACCCTGCAACGCACCGCCGTCAACCTGAGCGCATTGGCGCAGGACGTGCTGCGCCAGGAGTGCCACCGCGACCCGGGGCGCGAAGTGGAAGTGGTGATCGCCCCGGGCATGGTGGCCGACTGCGACCCCCGCATGGCGCAGATCGTGCTGGAAAACCTGCTCGGCAACGCCTGGAAATACACCCGCCAGCAGCCCCGGCCGCGCATCGAGCTGTCACAACAGCTCGACACCCCACCCGGCGAAGCCCCCGTGTTTTGCGTGCGCGACAACGGCGCCGGGTTCGAGATGTCGCGCTCCGAGCGCCTGTTCCAGCCCTTCACCCGACTGCACTCGCCCCGCGAGTTCGAAGGCAGCGGCATCGGTCTGGCCACCGTGCGCCGCATCATCGAGCGCCACGGCGGCCACATCCGCGGCGAAGGCACGGTGGGCCGGGGCGCGTGCTTCTGGTTTTCCTTTGGGCGCCAGGCGGTGGACTGA
- a CDS encoding aromatic ring-hydroxylating oxygenase subunit alpha has product MSDLSLQLQQARSQLPVSSYFDQALFQRELETLFQRGPRYVGHELAVPNRGDYHALPQEAGGRALVRTDAGVELVSNICRHRQAIMLKGRGNLGDNRSGSAGGNIVCPLHRWTYSGGQGGKAGGLLGAPHFEHDPCLDLNNYPLRSWNGLLFEDNGRDIEADLANMGPRAALNFEGMVLDHVELHECNYNWKTFIEVYLEDYHVVPFHPGLGGFVTCDDLRWEFKPEYSVQTVGAANLLGKAGSPVYQRWQQQLMRYRNGAAPEHGAIWLTYYPHIMVEWYPHVLTVSTLHPVSVDKTLNMVEFYYPEEIAAFEREFVEAQQAAYMETCIEDDEIGERMDAGRKALLLRGDNEVGPYQSPMEDGMQHFHEWYRSRMRTE; this is encoded by the coding sequence ATGTCTGATTTAAGTCTTCAACTCCAGCAGGCCAGAAGCCAACTCCCGGTTTCCAGCTATTTCGACCAGGCGCTGTTCCAGCGCGAACTGGAAACCCTCTTCCAGCGAGGTCCCCGCTATGTGGGACACGAACTCGCGGTTCCCAACCGAGGTGACTACCACGCCCTGCCCCAGGAAGCGGGTGGCCGGGCACTGGTGCGCACCGACGCCGGCGTGGAACTGGTGTCCAACATCTGCCGCCACCGCCAGGCCATCATGCTCAAGGGCCGCGGCAATCTGGGTGACAACCGCAGCGGCAGCGCCGGGGGCAACATCGTCTGCCCGCTGCACCGCTGGACCTACAGCGGCGGCCAGGGCGGCAAGGCCGGCGGCCTGCTGGGGGCGCCGCATTTCGAGCACGACCCCTGCCTGGACCTGAACAACTACCCGCTGCGCTCCTGGAACGGCCTGCTGTTCGAGGACAACGGGCGCGACATCGAGGCCGACCTGGCGAACATGGGCCCGCGCGCGGCGCTCAATTTCGAGGGCATGGTGCTGGACCACGTCGAGCTGCACGAATGCAACTACAACTGGAAGACCTTCATCGAGGTCTATCTGGAGGACTACCACGTCGTCCCGTTCCACCCCGGCCTGGGCGGCTTCGTCACCTGTGACGACCTGCGCTGGGAATTCAAGCCCGAGTACTCGGTGCAGACCGTGGGCGCGGCCAACCTGCTGGGCAAGGCCGGCAGCCCGGTGTACCAGCGCTGGCAGCAACAGCTCATGCGGTACCGCAACGGGGCGGCGCCCGAACACGGCGCGATCTGGTTGACCTACTACCCCCACATCATGGTGGAGTGGTACCCGCATGTGCTGACCGTCTCCACCCTGCACCCGGTCAGCGTGGACAAGACGCTCAACATGGTGGAGTTCTATTACCCCGAGGAAATCGCCGCTTTCGAGCGCGAATTCGTCGAGGCCCAGCAGGCGGCCTACATGGAAACCTGCATCGAGGACGACGAGATCGGTGAGCGCATGGACGCAGGCCGCAAGGCGCTGCTGCTGCGCGGCGACAACGAGGTCGGCCCCTACCAAAGCCCGATGGAAGACGGCATGCAGCATTTCCACGAGTGGTACAGGTCGCGGATGCGAACGGAGTGA
- the xseB gene encoding exodeoxyribonuclease VII small subunit, producing the protein MTSPSTPKKTPSSARAGAASDVATSYEAAQEELEQLVAQLDAGQLPLDQLLTRYQRGAELLAFCRGRLEAVENQIKVLEGGELKPWDAA; encoded by the coding sequence ATGACCTCACCCTCCACTCCCAAGAAAACCCCATCATCGGCCCGCGCCGGTGCGGCCAGTGACGTGGCCACCAGCTACGAAGCCGCTCAGGAAGAGCTGGAGCAACTGGTGGCCCAGCTCGACGCCGGCCAACTGCCCCTGGACCAACTGCTCACGCGCTACCAGCGCGGGGCCGAACTGCTCGCTTTCTGCCGCGGCCGGCTCGAAGCGGTGGAAAACCAGATCAAGGTGCTGGAAGGCGGCGAACTCAAACCCTGGGACGCCGCGTGA